One stretch of Candidatus Binatia bacterium DNA includes these proteins:
- a CDS encoding alkaline phosphatase family protein: MKRGGGKRGKRAAVARPVGSITRRQALKQISAVAGAVALGPLISSCGDDGEGSELPPLSPADLKVDTVVLVMMENRTFDHFLGSLSLHEGRAVDGLQASFANPRPDGSLVRVFPMSDRCVEDPPHGWDASFRQVNDGRMDGFVREHWQAVGPTHGDQVMGYYQRHQLPIYYALADEFVLCQRWFCSVRGPTWPNRMYLHAAQSDGRKNNDFPTPPGFRFRTIYDALNEAGIDWKYYYTDLPFLALWASLRTQLSRLLPIQAFFEDARAGTLPPVCVVEPGFGVNDDHPPHDVQLGQAFVAAVLRALGASPQWRRSLFILTYDEHGGFFDHVPPPTVPDERSDQGFGKLGPRVPAFIASPWAKRGFVSSTLYEHSSYPAFIEFLFGLEPLTLRDRNANIFLDAFDRTRLATDNPRPFPQLPVIQVDPEAPSECVALGATARDVPGLQDIERFANAGGIPRALDRRREVARTLYDIHAELVRLGGARWR, encoded by the coding sequence CGGTGGCGGGGGCCGTAGCGTTGGGGCCGTTGATCAGCAGTTGTGGCGACGACGGCGAGGGCTCTGAGCTGCCGCCGCTCTCTCCCGCGGATCTCAAGGTCGACACCGTTGTTTTGGTGATGATGGAGAACCGGACCTTCGACCATTTCTTGGGCTCTCTGTCATTGCACGAGGGGCGAGCGGTCGATGGTTTGCAGGCCTCATTCGCGAACCCGCGCCCGGATGGGTCGCTGGTGCGGGTTTTCCCCATGTCCGATCGTTGTGTTGAGGATCCACCGCACGGGTGGGATGCAAGCTTTCGCCAGGTGAATGACGGCCGGATGGATGGCTTCGTCCGCGAACACTGGCAAGCGGTGGGGCCTACCCATGGCGACCAAGTGATGGGTTACTACCAGCGCCACCAACTGCCGATTTACTATGCGCTGGCCGACGAATTCGTGCTCTGCCAGCGCTGGTTTTGTTCGGTGCGTGGTCCCACATGGCCGAACCGGATGTACCTGCACGCGGCCCAATCGGACGGGCGGAAGAATAACGACTTCCCCACCCCGCCAGGCTTTCGCTTCCGCACGATTTACGATGCACTGAACGAGGCGGGCATCGACTGGAAGTACTACTACACGGATCTTCCTTTTTTGGCGCTGTGGGCGAGCTTGAGGACACAACTCTCGCGCCTGCTTCCCATCCAGGCGTTCTTCGAGGATGCTCGTGCCGGTACTTTGCCGCCGGTTTGCGTGGTGGAGCCAGGATTTGGTGTCAATGATGATCACCCACCGCACGACGTTCAACTCGGCCAAGCATTTGTTGCCGCGGTGCTGCGGGCCCTGGGCGCAAGTCCTCAGTGGCGCCGGAGTTTGTTCATCCTAACCTACGACGAGCACGGCGGCTTTTTCGACCACGTCCCGCCGCCGACCGTACCCGACGAACGCTCGGACCAAGGCTTTGGTAAGCTCGGGCCCCGCGTGCCGGCGTTCATCGCGTCGCCATGGGCAAAACGTGGCTTCGTGTCCTCGACGTTGTACGAGCACAGCTCGTACCCAGCGTTTATCGAGTTCTTGTTCGGTCTTGAGCCACTCACGCTGCGCGACCGCAATGCCAACATCTTCCTCGACGCATTCGATCGCACACGTCTGGCGACCGACAATCCTCGGCCGTTCCCGCAACTTCCAGTGATCCAAGTGGATCCTGAGGCTCCTTCGGAGTGTGTGGCCTTGGGAGCAACGGCGCGCGATGTACCTGGCCTGCAGGACATCGAACGCTTTGCAAACGCCGGAGGAATTCCCCGCGCTCTCGACCGGCGCAGGGAAGTTGCTCGAACTCTCTATGACATCCATGCGGAACTCGTGCGCTTAGGCGGTGCTCGCTGGCGTTAA